One region of Eleutherodactylus coqui strain aEleCoq1 chromosome 5, aEleCoq1.hap1, whole genome shotgun sequence genomic DNA includes:
- the LRRC70 gene encoding leucine-rich repeat-containing protein 70 isoform X1, with translation MSSKQRNVYRCESFLTPLRICLYGYVFILLLQERVLCCPPTCHICLEKQVNCQSLGLTSIPRNFPKTTTLIHLSGNNITHISPSELSDLKDLAVLFLDNSKISHIHPKTFSPLKKLYSLYLNDNYIQYLDSSIFDGLVNLHYLYLQQNRIDLLPQGLFSHLKSVRSLYLQKNRIGILTSDLFFGMFNLYTLNLSSNNISQISDSALHHLEKLENLYLESNHLSKVPSNALGLLKGLKRLSLSNNQIGSIHSFAFLGLNSLQHLFLENANIQAISDKTFNGLSNLKQLILSRNKLRTLDSKTFTSLNQLVYLQLDRNGIVDISNDTFEEIGPSLKVLNLAFNNLTSLQPQVVQPLISLSHFQASYNPWHCGCSLLALRHFLLSSPSRFSLHCHSPPQLQNRPLGNVRLTEFRNCMNNTTNESPRLSLGLSTSTEMMDGHMKNATYKPLLSSLSTHRSFSARSTSTESTNIARSNRGQNASTPLYEEREFHFPPVNLSSSGVSQMPLDIVTASPKPVVICQPTAEDLHQSFYILLSFFILSCIVICFLIYKIYQLKKKLRTPEHQGDSVLEYYSCYQTGRYQTTDPIHIPPQNPLPSPDMDLIRPLKRSPSDSQTQVILFEHSAL, from the coding sequence ATGAGCAGCAAACAAAGGAACGTGTACAGATGTGAGAGCTTTCTCACCCCACTCCGCATATGTCTTTATGGCTATGTCTTTATATTGCTTCTGCAGGAAAGGGTCCTTTGCTGCCCTCCAACTTGCCATATCTGTTTAGAAAAACAAGTTAATTGCCAAAGCTTGGGTCTAACCTCTATACCAAGGAACTTTCCCAAAACAACCACGCTCATACATTTGAGTGGCAATAACATCACTCATATAAGCCCCAGTGAGCTGTCGGACCTTAAGGATCTAGCTGTGCTTTTTTTGGACAATTCAAAAATTTCACACATACATCCAAAAACATTTTCGCCCTTGAAGAAACTGTACTCCCTGTACCTTAACGACAATTACATTCAGTATTTAGATTCCTCGATATTTGATGGACTTGTCAACCTTCATTACTTGTACCTTCAACAAAATCGGATTGATCTCCTTCCTCAAGGGTTGTTTAGTCACCTAAAATCTGTCCGAAGCTTATACCTTCAGAAGAATAGAATTGGTATTCTCACCAGCGATCTGTTTTTTGGAATGTTTAACCTATATACTCTAAATTTATCCAGCAACAATATCTCACAGATATCTGACTCAGCATTGCATCATCTGGAAAAGCTAGAAAATCTATACCTTGAAAGTAACCATCTAAGTAAAGTCCCATCCAATGCTCTGGGATTACTCAAAGGTCTCAAAAGACTTTCTTTGTCAAATAACCAGATTGGATCAATACACAGTTTTGCTTTTCTAGGACTTAACTCTTTGCAGCATCTGTTTTTAGAGAATGCAAATATCCAGGCAATCAGTGACAAGACATTTAATGGGCTGAGTAATCTCAAACAGTTGATCCTGAGCCGGAATAAACTACGTACCCTTGATTCGAAGACTTTTACCAGCCTCAATCAATTAGTGTACCTACAGTTGGACAGGAATGGCATAGTGGACATATCGAACGACACCTTTGAAGAAATTGGACCTTCACTAAAAGTTCTCAACCTTGCATTTAATAACCTGACATCTCTGCAGCCTcaagtggtacaaccccttatctCATTAAGTCATTTCCAGGCCAGTTATAATCCATGGCATTGTGGATGCAGCTTGTTGGCACTTAGACACTTCCTCCTTTCTTCACCTTCTAGATTCAGTTTGCATTGTCACAGTCCACCACAGCTCCAGAACAGACCACTGGGCAATGTGAGATTGACTGAATTTAGGAATTGTATGAATAATACAACAAATGAGTCACCCAGATTGTCTCTTGGATTATCAACCAGTACTGAAATGATGGATGGCCACATGAAAAATGCCACATACAAACCTCTTCTCAGCTCTCTGAGTACCCATAGAAGCTTTTCCGCTCGATCAACTTCTACGGAGTCCACTAACATTGCACGGAGCAACCGAGGACAGAATGCTAGTACACCATTGTATGAAGAGAGAGAATTTCATTTTCCACCTGTCAATCTAAGCAGTAGTGGTGTGAGCCAGATGCCATTAGACATTGTTACAGCGTCTCCTAAACCAGTTGTCATATGCCAACCGACGGCAGAAGACCTACATCAGTCTTTTTACATTTTGCTCTCGTTTTTTATATTGTCTTGTATTGTCAtttgttttttaatatataaGATATATCAGTTGAAAAAGAAACTTAGGACTCCAGAACACCAAGGTGACAGTGTGCTGGAATATTACAGCTGCTATCAGACTGGCAGGTACCAGACAACAGATCCCATACACATCCCACCGCAAAATCCCTTGCCAAGTCCTGATATGGACTTAATAAGACCACTGAAGCGCTCTCCATCAGATTCTCAGACACAGGTCATCTTGTTTGAACATTCTGCTCTCTGA
- the LRRC70 gene encoding leucine-rich repeat-containing protein 70 isoform X2 — MNNILGERVLCCPPTCHICLEKQVNCQSLGLTSIPRNFPKTTTLIHLSGNNITHISPSELSDLKDLAVLFLDNSKISHIHPKTFSPLKKLYSLYLNDNYIQYLDSSIFDGLVNLHYLYLQQNRIDLLPQGLFSHLKSVRSLYLQKNRIGILTSDLFFGMFNLYTLNLSSNNISQISDSALHHLEKLENLYLESNHLSKVPSNALGLLKGLKRLSLSNNQIGSIHSFAFLGLNSLQHLFLENANIQAISDKTFNGLSNLKQLILSRNKLRTLDSKTFTSLNQLVYLQLDRNGIVDISNDTFEEIGPSLKVLNLAFNNLTSLQPQVVQPLISLSHFQASYNPWHCGCSLLALRHFLLSSPSRFSLHCHSPPQLQNRPLGNVRLTEFRNCMNNTTNESPRLSLGLSTSTEMMDGHMKNATYKPLLSSLSTHRSFSARSTSTESTNIARSNRGQNASTPLYEEREFHFPPVNLSSSGVSQMPLDIVTASPKPVVICQPTAEDLHQSFYILLSFFILSCIVICFLIYKIYQLKKKLRTPEHQGDSVLEYYSCYQTGRYQTTDPIHIPPQNPLPSPDMDLIRPLKRSPSDSQTQVILFEHSAL, encoded by the coding sequence GAAAGGGTCCTTTGCTGCCCTCCAACTTGCCATATCTGTTTAGAAAAACAAGTTAATTGCCAAAGCTTGGGTCTAACCTCTATACCAAGGAACTTTCCCAAAACAACCACGCTCATACATTTGAGTGGCAATAACATCACTCATATAAGCCCCAGTGAGCTGTCGGACCTTAAGGATCTAGCTGTGCTTTTTTTGGACAATTCAAAAATTTCACACATACATCCAAAAACATTTTCGCCCTTGAAGAAACTGTACTCCCTGTACCTTAACGACAATTACATTCAGTATTTAGATTCCTCGATATTTGATGGACTTGTCAACCTTCATTACTTGTACCTTCAACAAAATCGGATTGATCTCCTTCCTCAAGGGTTGTTTAGTCACCTAAAATCTGTCCGAAGCTTATACCTTCAGAAGAATAGAATTGGTATTCTCACCAGCGATCTGTTTTTTGGAATGTTTAACCTATATACTCTAAATTTATCCAGCAACAATATCTCACAGATATCTGACTCAGCATTGCATCATCTGGAAAAGCTAGAAAATCTATACCTTGAAAGTAACCATCTAAGTAAAGTCCCATCCAATGCTCTGGGATTACTCAAAGGTCTCAAAAGACTTTCTTTGTCAAATAACCAGATTGGATCAATACACAGTTTTGCTTTTCTAGGACTTAACTCTTTGCAGCATCTGTTTTTAGAGAATGCAAATATCCAGGCAATCAGTGACAAGACATTTAATGGGCTGAGTAATCTCAAACAGTTGATCCTGAGCCGGAATAAACTACGTACCCTTGATTCGAAGACTTTTACCAGCCTCAATCAATTAGTGTACCTACAGTTGGACAGGAATGGCATAGTGGACATATCGAACGACACCTTTGAAGAAATTGGACCTTCACTAAAAGTTCTCAACCTTGCATTTAATAACCTGACATCTCTGCAGCCTcaagtggtacaaccccttatctCATTAAGTCATTTCCAGGCCAGTTATAATCCATGGCATTGTGGATGCAGCTTGTTGGCACTTAGACACTTCCTCCTTTCTTCACCTTCTAGATTCAGTTTGCATTGTCACAGTCCACCACAGCTCCAGAACAGACCACTGGGCAATGTGAGATTGACTGAATTTAGGAATTGTATGAATAATACAACAAATGAGTCACCCAGATTGTCTCTTGGATTATCAACCAGTACTGAAATGATGGATGGCCACATGAAAAATGCCACATACAAACCTCTTCTCAGCTCTCTGAGTACCCATAGAAGCTTTTCCGCTCGATCAACTTCTACGGAGTCCACTAACATTGCACGGAGCAACCGAGGACAGAATGCTAGTACACCATTGTATGAAGAGAGAGAATTTCATTTTCCACCTGTCAATCTAAGCAGTAGTGGTGTGAGCCAGATGCCATTAGACATTGTTACAGCGTCTCCTAAACCAGTTGTCATATGCCAACCGACGGCAGAAGACCTACATCAGTCTTTTTACATTTTGCTCTCGTTTTTTATATTGTCTTGTATTGTCAtttgttttttaatatataaGATATATCAGTTGAAAAAGAAACTTAGGACTCCAGAACACCAAGGTGACAGTGTGCTGGAATATTACAGCTGCTATCAGACTGGCAGGTACCAGACAACAGATCCCATACACATCCCACCGCAAAATCCCTTGCCAAGTCCTGATATGGACTTAATAAGACCACTGAAGCGCTCTCCATCAGATTCTCAGACACAGGTCATCTTGTTTGAACATTCTGCTCTCTGA